The genomic window TTAGATCTGGTGTCACATATTCCATTCAGTTCATTTGGGATCTCTTTCTTAGAAGAATTTGCTACATCGCAACCCTCAGATTCGATGTCGCAAAGGCACATTAGAGCACCTCTGATATGTTGCCTAGAAGAACAATTTACTACGCGGCAACCCTCAGATGTCTCAACCCAACAACTACCTGAATCAGAAGGGCTTGCCTTTTTTTTGTAGAACCTTTAGATGATCAGCAATCAGGGCACACAAAGATGCCAGACTACTCATCATCCCCTTCTCACTCTCCAAATCAAATCTCCCAACAAAAACCATTCTGTtcgcaggaaaaaaaaaaggagtacaAACTTAACAAGAACAAAGTTAATTAGCTGTTGACTAATTATTTCCAACATTTTGGGTTATATGTGCTACAAGATTCCTATACTATACAACAGGAGATGATcagatttcaaaaaaaaaaacagaaagagaaatGACCTGTAAATCTTACAATTAGAACTCGGCAACCACTCATCACTCAGAATGACAAACAGACAACGGGGAGATTTGTGACAATCTGACGATCTCACCAAGCACTTGGTATCGTTTGTTTGTTACTCCACCAATCAAGGTTTCAAGCATAAGCCGccctgccgcggccgccgccctgtggtggcggtggcggtgtccGGTCGCCGCTGCAGCTCGACTCTGGGCTGTACCCAGCTCTATGGAGtggcgcgcggccgccggctcCGCCGCTGCAGTTGTTGTTCGTGCTCCAGCCTGAGGTGGCCGTCGAGGCACCGGCGAGCGCCACCGAGCTGGACCGGCTCCGGGCGTGCGACTGCGCCGCCCTCGGGGCGACATGGGCGGACGCGGGCGCCATGCGGGCCTTGGCGCGCGCGGACTGCGTCGCCGCCATGTACCCCGGGACAGCCGGAGGGCGCACCGGGTAGAGGTCCTTGGCGGGGCACAGCTTCCTCCCGGCGTCCATCTCCACGGTCTTCTCCGACACCCCgtccgtggccgccgccgtcacgtaCGAcgtctccgccgcggcggcgacgacgacgtggtgCTCCGGgacgtggcgcggcggctggacACCGGCCATGCATTGCTCCAGCCACTGCCAACCAACGGTGCACTCGTCTTGCTCCTCCCGCTGTAGCTGTAACGCGTTCATCCATCGACGCGCTCAGAATAGAAACATCGATCATTTTTGCTCGCCATTGTTGtcacaaaagaagaaaatggaAATGAAGCATATAAGCACGCACCTGCTGCTGGTAACCATACGTGGAGGTCGGGATCGGGGCCATCTCGCGCCGAGGCGCCGGGTCGTGCCCGCGGCGGCCTTCGCCGTAGGGGACGGCGTCCCGCCAACCGCTGTTGAAAGGAGGGCGCTCGTCGACGATGTGGCTGCTGTTCCTCCTTGGTCGCGCGACCATGTGCGGCATCGTCGTCTCCgtctcgccggcgtcgtcctcgtcgccgtcgttctGCTGGTCCGGCGCCACGAAGCGGCCGCGGTGGCCGCACGAGTACTGCAGaccggcggcgtgcggggcTGGGCGGGCGAGGGCGACATGGGAGgtgaggcggcgggcgcggacgCGGGCCTGCGCGCGGACGAGCGCCTGCATGCAGCGCATGGTGAGGTGGACCTGTCGCCGCACCTGGTGGCCGCGGACCAGCGCCTGCAGCCGCAC from Oryza glaberrima chromosome 6, OglaRS2, whole genome shotgun sequence includes these protein-coding regions:
- the LOC127777746 gene encoding protein IQ-DOMAIN 21-like; amino-acid sequence: MCGQARRALRALRGLVRLQALVRGHQVRRQVHLTMRCMQALVRAQARVRARRLTSHVALARPAPHAAGLQYSCGHRGRFVAPDQQNDGDEDDAGETETTMPHMVARPRRNSSHIVDERPPFNSGWRDAVPYGEGRRGHDPAPRREMAPIPTSTYGYQQQLQREEQDECTVGWQWLEQCMAGVQPPRHVPEHHVVVAAAAETSYVTAAATDGVSEKTVEMDAGRKLCPAKDLYPVRPPAVPGYMAATQSARAKARMAPASAHVAPRAAQSHARSRSSSVALAGASTATSGWSTNNNCSGGAGGRAPLHRAGYSPESSCSGDRTPPPPPQGGGRGRAAYA